Proteins co-encoded in one Alcanivorax sp. genomic window:
- a CDS encoding TM2 domain-containing protein: MQNQDTHSKVIGYLLWIFGFMGAHRFYYGKQITGTIWFFTLGLFFIGWIIDLFLIPGMDEAADAKYEAGSIDYNVAWILLTFLGIFGIHRFYMGKVFTGIIYLLTVGLFGLGILYDFLTLNGQIAEKNRLPG, encoded by the coding sequence ATGCAGAATCAGGACACGCACAGCAAGGTGATTGGCTATCTACTGTGGATCTTCGGGTTCATGGGCGCCCACCGTTTTTATTATGGCAAACAGATCACCGGCACTATCTGGTTCTTTACCCTCGGCCTGTTTTTCATCGGCTGGATTATCGATCTGTTCCTGATCCCCGGCATGGATGAAGCCGCCGACGCCAAGTACGAAGCCGGCAGTATCGACTACAACGTGGCGTGGATCCTGCTCACCTTCCTGGGCATCTTCGGTATTCACCGCTTCTACATGGGCAAGGTGTTCACCGGGATTATTTATCTACTGACGGTGGGGTTGTTCGGTCTCGGGATCCTCTACGATTTCCTGACCCTCAACGGCCAGATCGCAGAAAAGAACCGCCTTCCCGGCTAA